Proteins from a genomic interval of Candidatus Babela massiliensis:
- a CDS encoding AAA family ATPase, producing MLDKTIKGIPFYQENRFYTKIRRVFYINGHVENDNIIVCEPRHSLDTERCPLANYKIDWSNISKKGQALESSKPGHWVSSKEIEYLINILLDKKRSSSSFLPENTKIFCLEGDIQDLFNLEDNLKQTAIEFKDNAYEGTTIFILYYPQHWVTCVVDKKKNERPRFIFADSLNIDRTKSDQAFQLIGALSNFNFVQDKFIPLNLLVENEKISELESTIELLNSNLKDLRGLWLYGPAKTGKSSLANSLSKLTNWPLKNINTPKHNISKSISESDRIKDKNIKEIVQFYSNFIGELLNEINQENSPTILFIRHIDKIKDLYKKQIFKLFAKMLEDNKKNNRLFIMFSSNTNPEELAQYYDFSDLVDYMKIDSPDYNKRLKIINYYIQNLLYKNILIKVNKNKRTFSLEEKFIRESHKEILATATRDFSCQDIADMMQKIETAIKKDLKNYGKNSIFYRIFHCIDSRNRSTSTTIKILTLGAIGFSIYNFKPSINRVIGSLLVLTGIAYHQSSDLWSINEYEKYLQAYYEIQKYQVENRKKIKIAKNKMQQLTKAKGTNQKKSLIVESKDAYRQGIIDWARTNATSHMDKLVNFTADFVINVTKAFYNIIKNYNNQNPGVAIPVIQTQNNAYNIVAAQEDRSQ from the coding sequence ATGCTTGATAAAACAATAAAGGGTATTCCCTTTTATCAAGAGAACAGATTCTATACAAAAATAAGAAGAGTCTTTTATATAAACGGCCATGTTGAAAATGATAATATCATCGTTTGCGAACCCCGCCATAGTTTAGATACCGAAAGATGTCCTTTAGCTAATTATAAAATCGATTGGTCTAACATATCAAAAAAAGGACAAGCTTTAGAATCTTCTAAACCGGGACATTGGGTTTCTAGTAAAGAAATAGAATATCTAATAAATATTCTTTTAGATAAAAAAAGAAGTTCTAGCTCTTTTTTACCAGAAAATACAAAAATATTCTGTCTTGAGGGAGATATTCAAGACTTATTTAATTTAGAAGACAATTTAAAACAAACAGCAATAGAATTTAAAGATAATGCTTATGAAGGCACTACAATTTTTATTCTATATTATCCCCAACATTGGGTAACTTGCGTTGTTGATAAAAAGAAAAACGAACGTCCTAGATTTATATTTGCTGATTCACTTAATATCGATCGTACTAAATCAGATCAAGCTTTTCAGTTAATTGGAGCACTATCTAACTTTAATTTTGTTCAAGATAAATTTATTCCACTAAATTTACTAGTAGAGAATGAGAAAATTTCAGAATTAGAAAGTACTATCGAACTGTTAAATAGTAATTTAAAAGACTTAAGAGGCTTATGGCTATATGGCCCAGCTAAAACAGGAAAATCAAGCTTAGCAAATAGTTTAAGTAAATTAACTAATTGGCCTTTAAAAAATATTAATACTCCAAAACATAATATTAGCAAATCAATTTCAGAATCTGATAGGATCAAAGATAAAAATATAAAAGAAATTGTTCAATTTTATAGTAATTTTATAGGCGAATTACTTAATGAAATAAACCAAGAAAATAGTCCGACTATATTATTTATTCGCCACATAGATAAAATAAAAGACTTATATAAAAAGCAAATTTTCAAACTTTTTGCAAAAATGTTAGAAGATAATAAGAAAAATAATAGATTATTTATTATGTTTAGTTCTAATACTAATCCCGAAGAATTGGCTCAATATTATGACTTTAGTGATTTAGTTGATTATATGAAAATAGATTCTCCCGATTATAATAAGAGATTAAAAATAATAAATTATTATATTCAGAATCTTTTATATAAAAATATACTTATTAAAGTAAATAAAAATAAAAGAACATTCTCTTTAGAAGAAAAATTTATTAGAGAAAGTCATAAAGAGATTTTAGCTACAGCAACAAGAGATTTTTCTTGCCAAGATATAGCTGATATGATGCAAAAAATTGAGACTGCTATTAAAAAAGATTTAAAAAACTACGGCAAAAATTCAATTTTTTATAGGATTTTTCACTGTATAGATAGTAGAAATAGATCAACCTCTACTACAATCAAAATTCTAACACTGGGTGCTATAGGATTTTCAATTTACAATTTCAAACCTTCTATAAATAGAGTTATAGGCAGTCTTCTGGTCCTTACCGGTATAGCATATCATCAAAGTTCTGATTTATGGTCTATAAATGAATATGAGAAATATTTACAAGCTTATTATGAGATTCAAAAGTACCAAGTAGAAAACCGTAAAAAAATAAAAATCGCTAAAAATAAAATGCAACAATTAACAAAAGCAAAAGGAACCAATCAAAAGAAATCTTTAATAGTAGAATCAAAGGATGCATACAGACAGGGTATTATTGATTGGGCAAGAACAAATGCAACAAGTCATATGGATAAATTAGTTAACTTCACTGCAGATTTTGTAATTAATGTTACTAAAGCTTTTTATAATATTATAAAAAATTATAATAATCAAAATCCTGGAGTAGCAATTCCAGTTATACAAACTCAAAATAATGCATACAACATAGTAGCAGCCCAAGAAGATCGAAGTCAATAA